The following are encoded together in the Bacillus carboniphilus genome:
- a CDS encoding DUF6199 family natural product biosynthesis protein, with product MKDLLLGIFLIVFGLIMILNPSIIWVISESWKSSTYSEPSNLYIFSTRFGGIMMTLAGIGSMVVYFLSKK from the coding sequence ATGAAGGATTTATTGCTTGGAATTTTTTTAATCGTATTTGGTCTAATTATGATCCTGAACCCCTCTATCATATGGGTTATATCTGAGAGCTGGAAGTCCAGTACTTATAGTGAACCTTCAAATTTGTACATTTTTTCCACACGTTTTGGGGGCATTATGATGACTCTCGCAGGGATTGGATCAATGGTTGTTTATTTCCTATCAAAGAAATAA
- a CDS encoding alpha/beta hydrolase has protein sequence MVESSVLSFQSNDGMEVVARKWIQEDLPRPKALVQIAHGMAEHIMRYNHLAKELVAQGFFVYGNDHRGHGETARKSNRHGYFADEDGFEKAVEDMQTLTSIMEKEYPGVPIILFGHSMGSFLSRRYIQLYGNELAGVILSGTGGDPGFMGKIGRMIASWEKKKKGSQSPSPLLNKLTFGNFNKAFRPNRTEFDWLTRNEKEVDQYIEDPLCGGIFSTGFFFDFLNGLETVHNPKHLHAVPTELPIYLISGSNDPVGGKNGKGVIESYQSFQKAGMENVTYKLYENARHELLNEVNKDEVIRDVIDWIHQHI, from the coding sequence ATGGTAGAATCATCTGTTTTATCCTTTCAATCAAATGACGGCATGGAAGTCGTAGCCAGAAAGTGGATTCAAGAAGATCTTCCAAGGCCAAAAGCGTTGGTGCAAATTGCGCACGGGATGGCTGAACATATCATGCGCTATAATCACTTGGCAAAAGAATTAGTTGCTCAGGGCTTCTTTGTGTATGGAAACGACCACCGTGGTCATGGGGAGACAGCTAGAAAATCCAATCGTCATGGGTACTTTGCTGACGAAGATGGTTTTGAAAAAGCTGTGGAAGATATGCAGACACTAACCTCCATTATGGAAAAAGAATATCCCGGTGTTCCCATTATTTTGTTTGGACATAGTATGGGATCCTTTTTATCAAGACGATATATTCAACTTTACGGTAATGAATTGGCTGGTGTGATTTTAAGCGGGACCGGTGGGGATCCTGGATTCATGGGGAAAATCGGTAGAATGATAGCCTCCTGGGAAAAGAAAAAGAAAGGGAGTCAATCTCCTAGCCCATTATTAAACAAACTGACATTCGGCAATTTCAATAAAGCCTTCCGCCCCAATCGAACGGAATTTGACTGGCTCACCAGAAATGAAAAAGAAGTGGACCAATACATCGAAGATCCTCTCTGTGGAGGCATCTTTTCAACTGGCTTCTTTTTTGATTTTCTAAATGGATTAGAAACCGTGCATAACCCGAAACATTTACATGCTGTTCCAACTGAACTTCCCATTTATCTCATTTCGGGAAGTAATGACCCTGTTGGGGGGAAGAATGGCAAAGGAGTGATAGAGTCCTATCAGTCCTTTCAAAAAGCAGGCATGGAAAACGTAACTTACAAACTATATGAAAATGCCCGTCATGAACTGTTAAACGAAGTCAATAAAGATGAAGTAATTCGGGACGTGATTGATTGGATCCATCAGCATATTTAA
- a CDS encoding GNAT family N-acetyltransferase: MNIISVSEWNDALWQDASPLYIEAFGDKGAKSVKIIKNMFAQGIAELHVGYIDSKAVVMALIGKLVSERVLIIDYLAVSKEVRGHGLGKQFVDNLREKAVDEGYQKIIIEAESEDTPDNKRRIHFWQSCGFILTEYVHHYIWVPETYHAMYLTLLPGLKKEAGEELFRYIITFHKLSFRMSGK; encoded by the coding sequence ATGAATATAATTTCCGTAAGTGAGTGGAACGATGCACTTTGGCAGGATGCAAGCCCACTTTATATAGAAGCGTTTGGGGATAAGGGTGCTAAGTCAGTTAAGATCATTAAAAATATGTTTGCGCAAGGAATTGCCGAGCTGCATGTAGGGTACATCGATTCGAAAGCTGTTGTTATGGCCCTTATAGGGAAGCTTGTTTCTGAGCGTGTGTTAATAATTGATTATTTGGCGGTTTCTAAGGAAGTACGCGGTCATGGGCTTGGTAAACAATTTGTAGATAATCTCCGAGAGAAAGCGGTTGATGAAGGTTATCAGAAAATAATCATTGAGGCCGAGTCTGAAGATACTCCAGATAATAAAAGACGGATCCATTTTTGGCAATCATGTGGCTTCATACTGACAGAGTATGTCCATCATTATATATGGGTACCGGAAACCTACCATGCCATGTATCTCACTCTACTTCCAGGTTTGAAAAAGGAAGCGGGAGAAGAACTGTTTCGCTACATTATCACCTTTCATAAGCTTTCGTTTCGTATGAGTGGGAAGTAG
- a CDS encoding DUF6199 family natural product biosynthesis protein, with product MAGGIFLILNGLFLIIWPDIVWLITEGWKSNEAAEPSLFYIWSTRFGGVVSIILGVGWMVKVFRSRKGR from the coding sequence ATGGCTGGAGGTATATTTTTAATATTGAACGGATTATTTCTGATTATCTGGCCGGATATTGTTTGGTTGATAACAGAGGGATGGAAATCAAATGAAGCGGCCGAACCTTCTCTTTTTTACATTTGGTCCACACGCTTTGGTGGTGTAGTATCTATAATCCTAGGTGTAGGCTGGATGGTTAAGGTTTTTCGTTCTAGAAAGGGGAGGTAG
- a CDS encoding DUF3934 family protein: protein MSNAKGKGGTGRGTGKKGWNRWQKSANKRKSAKPYTSKGVKNNSGKDK from the coding sequence ATGAGTAATGCGAAAGGGAAAGGCGGAACCGGAAGAGGGACAGGCAAGAAAGGTTGGAACCGATGGCAAAAAAGTGCAAATAAGCGAAAAAGTGCAAAACCATATACAAGTAAAGGCGTTAAAAATAATTCGGGAAAAGATAAATAG